Part of the Natranaeroarchaeum aerophilus genome is shown below.
ACCCGTTCCGACATCTCTCCCTCGGCATACGGTCTGGCATACGTGAGGGCAGCTGCGAGCTTTCCCAGGCCATGCCGCTCAATCAGGAGATCCAAGTCCTGATCGCGGGGTGATCGTCCGAACGCTTCGATGAGCGTCGGCGTAATCGTGTATTCGTCCCCGTCGAGATTCGCAGTGAGCGTGATCGGGACCGCCGAATACGTGTGGGTCTTCTGCTCTTCGTCTCGGGTTAGCACTCCGAGTTCGACGAGTGTCCCGGCATCCGAGTATGCCGTCGTTCGCGGTATCTCTAGCTCAGCAACGATGTTATCGATGGTCACTTCTCCTTCTCGAAGAACGAACGTGTAGAGACGAGCCAGCCGTGGCTCCTCTAGCAGCTGTGCGACTGACAGCATACCGTTGACGGCTCGCTCAGGATCGCCGGCGGTCTTCGACATACAATTCATAATTCGTGTATTGAGTAATAACGCTTGGGGGAAGAGCAGTCTATAGAACGTCCCCTCACCGAACACCCTTCGGTGAGTGCAGCAGCTCCATACCCAGAGTCTACTAGTACGATCTCAAGGGCCGGTATTCGCTAAGTGCTATCTTCATACTCAAACTCATCCAAGGACTGCCCATCAGGGACGATCTCCTCATAGGGGATAGTGTCAACTGATTCTGCGGATTCCAGACGCTCAAGTAACATGCCGTCTGGAAGTGTCCCTCCTGGATACTTGTCTATGACAACGATTTCTCCATCACTGTTAGAGTCAATCTGGAAGAAGTTGTAATTGACCTCATCTTCATCATAGTATACCGGATTGAGATTACCCGGAGAGAGTTGCAAGCACGACAGCATGATCTCGATGACTTTCCGACAGAGCTACCGAGCGAGTACACAGCGATACTCTACTCGCAGACAGAACCCGGGTTCTCCGAGAACACATCGGTGACTGGACAGTTCGTGGCTGATGCGCGGCGCGAACTCACTACACCGCAGGAATGGAGGTGGTTCCGGGAGGAAATAGGCGCGAACATCATTTTCGGGAAAATCGTCGCGGAGCGGCTGCTCGTCGACAATGAAGATGAATTCAAGCGGTACTACGGATCGGACTTCGACGAACTCCTCCAGGACTGTCTGAGTATCGGTGGAGCGCAGTCAGGTGGGTCGGTCGAGGACGAGATGAGCGAGGCTCTATGGGCTCAACTTGGTGACCTTCCAAAGACGTTACAGATGTCTTCCATGTCCCGACGGCCTCCGAGTGAGTTTTACGATGAGAGGTCGGCAAAGCGATATGCGAAGTCGATGGTTTACAATTTAGGCCCGGGAATCGAGTGACTGAATCGTGAGATAGTGTCCTCCACCTCGCCAATCTCCGACTGCAGAACTTCAGGGTCGAATGGGTCACCAACCTTGGTATGGGCCTGAACTTCTCGCATCCGCGCCTAATTGAACGCGATTCGCAAGTAACCCGGTTCAAGACTTGCTTCCGAATCTTTGCTCAGGGCGACACTGACGATATTGTCCTCTCGGAATTCATTGAACCATCCAACTTTCGTCTCCGGAAGATTGGCAAGCAAATTGGTGACGAAAACGTGCGTATGGTTCATTGCAACATCTGCGAACTCCAGAAGGCTGAATCTGCTTCTCAGAGCGTTGGAAATTTACTGGGACTCCAACCGGGTAGTACCAAAACGCCGTTTCAGGAGCTATGCTACGGCAGCGATATTTGTGGGTGCTCCTCTGATACCAAATCCAGGTATATTGTCATCAGCAACGTCCTCTTTATCGTTGATCCCACCCTCGTCTACTGATTTAACTGTTTCTTCGTCTCCGCTGTCCGCAGTTTCTGGATCGTCTGCCTCATCGCCATCCTGCATATCGTCTTTCTTAGTCTCATCGGGAGGGGATTCACCTTGCTTTGTTGAACGCAGATGTAATGTCTTGTACGTATATAGCGTACATTAACAATCCACATCTTTACACTGGCTTTTGAATCCATATGTTATACCATCTTGTACGTTTATAGCGTACGTATGGTTGGAGTTGATTACAAATCATACTCTGAAGCACTCCTTGCAATGGGGCAAATAATCACTGAAATAAGTCAGGCCGACGTTCCTGAACTAACAATTTCCGATGCTGAACTTGGTGAGGAAGCAACTGTAACTGATTGGGTTGAATTTGCACAGGATACCGACTACTGGGTAGCATGGACCAATATACAGGCAATTGTTCAGGAACATGCTACGCATTATGAAGTTAGCTATGAACTTTACTCAGAATCTACTACGACTAGATTATATTCTTCAATATGCGTCGAATTGTATTCGGGTGAAAAACAGATCGGCATATTGGATATCGGTTACAATGATCTTGGTGAAGTGACTGTTCTTGGGGAGTATCTACACCCCAGTACAGAAGCCTGGGATGTATTTTATGAGGGCATGTTCCCGTTTTCAGATATTGACCCAATAGCTATGGGACGGAAAATCGCCAGTGTGGAACTGTCATATCTCACTGCAGAAATAGGATCCTGTGCTCCTGCCCTTGATTTTTGGCAAACACATCCCGAAACGGGTTGGTACCGGCAAAGTGAATGGGCAGATCTTCGTGGGGTTAACCGGCAGACAGTTAACGATCGACTCCGGGATGCGAAAGAACAACTGGAACATGACTAATTGATACACCTGCTAGCGGTTAGCAGGCAGTTCTTTGGAGGAATGATGACCGCGACCTGCGTCCATCATTCCAGAGAAGATCAGTCATGATTGAATCCGGAATCGGGATCATCCTCGGCATTCCTGAACTCATCTTCGAAGCGTTCCCGTTCTTCAGTGTCATCTGGTAGATCATAGTGAAGATCCTGAACGCGTGGCGAGACATCGCATCGCTGATCGATAGCATCTGACGAAACTCCCCGGTTCTTCTGATCAGTTATGTAACCAGTACGGATGTGATGAGGGGCCCGACTACTCGGACACTTGTACGCAGAATTGTTCTTCTGTGCTGCCTCACACTCATCAGGATCCCGGTCATGCGGACACCCTAAGCCGATCGCACAAGGCCGCGTCCACTTGTAGGCGATTTTCTGCAACATCGATGCACTAATTCGTCCATCACCTTTCGTCAGCAACGGTTCCCGTTCCTCGTCGTCCGTTACGTCTGGGCGCTGATTCTTAAGATAGTCCTGAATGAACTCTGGGACATCACCGTAAATATCGACCTCCCGCTGGCTACTCTCGTCTTTCTTCAGCGGAGTCGCCTCCTTGTGCTCGTACTTAAGAACTCTCTCTTCATAGTCAAAGTGACCTACATCACGGCCCCGTAACCCGTTCTTTCGAGGTCCGGACTGGCACATCAACTCCATTGCGATGTGCTCCACGTCAGCGTATTCGTACTTACGCAGATATTCCAGGGCTGCCTTCGCAATCTCGGGGTCTAGCTTCTTTTCGTCTACGCCGTCCCCAGACTCGTAGTCGACTTCAGGAATATTGACGCACTTCTCGAAGCGAACTGGAGCCATCCGGTGCTCGATTAGATGCAGGATGAACTCCCGGAAGAGATACATATCGTCACCGAGCGTCGTGTCCGATAGCGGCTCATCGCGGTCCAATGACTCGTATTTTCGCCACTTATCGTATCGTTCAACGTCTTCGCTTGTGAGATCGTCAGTAGTTTCGACAAGCGCTTCGTCTTCTATGTATGTCTGAAGGTAATTCAGCTTCCGTTTGTATTGTCCCGTCGAATCGACCGACTCCAGTTTCTTTTCACGGAATTCATTTAGAACTTCATTCATCGGTCGGGACTTGAATGAGAGTTCGGGGAACGACTCAGACATCTCATCCACAACCGTGGATGCAATCGCTTCAAGAAATTCTTCAGATGGGTCTTCCGAGAGACGCTGTTTCAGGAACTCTTCATCGTCGAGGCGGTCGGTCATTGGTGTTTGTCTTGGTATCTTGTTGGGGGTTGCTGCGGAATCATTCGAAGTCGTCTAGTTTACCATCGTACCCGGCGCTGTCTCCAGAGTCCTTGTAAGCGTCTTCCGGCAGAACTTCGCGGATCCGGGCCCGGAAGAAGGTTCGGCAGTATCGTTGCCGGCGCTCAGGTGTCAAATAGTAGTCACGTACCGATGATGGGTCCGTTGCGCCTTGCTCGTCGGCGATTTTCGCGGCCATTTCTAGGAGCTCAGTTTCGGCGTCAGCCATGATGTTGTAGTAGAACGACCGACCGTGTTTCGGAGGTGCATCGCTTCCGTCAATGGTAACATTAGCGCGCTGACAGAGGTCTTTGAACTTCTTTCGCGCCTGTTTTCCACAGAGGAATGACCTACCGTCCCTTGGACTTGGGAAGAGGTGTCCATTCCAATCCGCCTCGCGTGCCCGTTTATCAACGAGGTTGGCCAGCGAGTCAAGACCGAACAGCAGGCTGACCTCTCCACACCCATTCTTCCGGTCTTCGTCCTCAAAACGGATCACCGGATCTGAAGGGTTCAGATGCAGTTGATCTAAGTGGACAGCGGGCAGCTCTTTGGTCCGAAGTCCCCATACACAGTATCCGATTACTAACATCCTCTCTTCGTCAGTCTGCGCAGCATTCCAGAGTCGCCGAACTTGGCCGTCGGTTAGTGGCGTCGGATCGGGGTCTATGTTCCAATTGAACTCCGATTCGATTTCCTCCATCGGATCATACTCAATGCGGTTCGATCGTTCGAGCCATTCGAAGAATCGATGGGCAGCACGCAGGTACTTGAGGGCTGACTCGTCGGAACTGAGGTCTTTTCGGAGGTCTTTTCCTATTTGTTTGAACGTTTCGTAGAGTTCCTGTTGGCGGTCGGGGTCATTCGCGTGCGTGACGACCGCTGCGTCTCCGTATTTCTCACTAAACCGTTGGAGAAACATGTTGATTCGTGATCGAGTGGTTCGTTTTGTCCCGTCGGCCCAGTCACGGCATTCCATTTGATCTTCGAGATAGGTCTTTGCGTGGCCAATTGTTGCGACATCATCTATGTGCCATTCGTATCCAGTATTGCCGCCTGAAGAGGTGAGAAGCACGAAGTATTCAGGTGTACCCATGTCGTGCTTTTCGCGGAGCACCCACCGAAGGTGAGAATAACCGTTATCTGTTAGCCAGCGGACGGCTGGGTAGTCTCGTGGAGAGTTTGGGTTTTGATTTCGCCACTCTTCGAGGATTTCTTCCCCGAGCTCCTGGAGGGCCGTGAGACTGTGACTCCAGTCTCGATACGCGTCTGTCTCGTCGATATCGTCTGCTGGACTGTTCGGCATATGTACCCATATGGGGGTGAAACGGATAAGTCCTATAAGATAGTGAACATGTTAGTGTAACATATTTTCGAGTGTTGAACAGATACTAGCGTAACAAAGATACTACCGTAACACGCTCTTCTGTAGGAGATTGTTGATCCGACTCGGTTGCTCGCGCACCAAGCAGAGATGACTACGTAGACCAGTTCAGCGACCCGTTCGAGTACCGGTGGCACAATAGCTAAATCGCAAGAGGGCACTTCATCAACAATGTGCTACGCATGAGCGTAGCACGGTAATGTTGTGCCCGTGCTCGATACTCGTCGACACGGTTGTCCCACTCGACATACGGGACAGTCTCGGGGGCGTCTTCGAGCAGGAGTGTACCATCATCAAACGAGAGACGCATTCGGTCTCACCTACGGTAGGCGAGGTACTTGTCCTTGCTGGAGCAGACAAAATCAAAAGTAATCTACATCGACAGGTCGTCAGCGATTGACCGAAACTCGTCCTTTGTCGGCTGTCCTCCGATCTCGACTCCGTGGTCACCGACCCAGAATCGAAACTGCTGGTGATTCACATCAAAATGGAGTCCACAGGAGACATCTGGGTCTGCCTGTTTGTACTCGGACTCGCTCACATTCTCACCATCTTGGAGTGTTTTGAGCAGGTGTTCGACGACGTGCGGTCATTGCTTCATTGTCAAGATGTGGTCAGATGCAACGTGCTTGAGTACTTCTTCACCAGTTCTCTATCCATCACCAACAATATGGAACTCACCACTGAACTCGTACGGCTGCACAGTAATACTGAGAGCATACGTTTCGGTCATACGCTACCGTCATCGTTCTGTGGCACAAACGTTACGGCTCCAGTTGCTGTAGGCACGGGTAATGACAGTAGATCGCCGACCTGATGAGGTTGAACTGGAAGGGCTCGAACAACAGTTAGCAGATGCTGATAACGGAGACGTAACCGCACTCACTCAGGGAATCGCAACGTACGAGGCACGATTAACGTCGGCACACGAAGCGGATGAATCCGACCGTTATCGAGGAATTTCCCGAGCGTATCGAGAACGACTCATCACCACGTTGGATGATGTAACACAGTCCGAAGGTTGGAAGTTTCTTGTAGATTTCCTCGATGCATATCATCCAGAGACAACAGATGAGTTCCCACACGTGACGACCATACTTCAGAACGTTACAGGTCGTTACCTCATTCGCACTCGGCTGTCAGACGACGTGGAGGCGATTCCAGTCGAAGCGTTGGAGTATTTTAGCTCGATTCTCGACGGACTCGATGGAGAAGGATACGACTACATCCTCGAAGGAATGCACCCGTACGGATGGGGGATTGGACATCCCAACCACTCGGTTGCCGAGGACATCCATCAACACGCCTCCACGGACATCTTCGTCGTAAATGCAATGCTCGAACACGCATTCTACGCAGACCAGCACTTGGCTGTGGACTTGCTGGAGCGAATCGCACGTGACGACTCGATTCAAGAGCGTATCACATATGCTCGTGGGGAAATATCCGAAACACGAAATCTCTTAGATTCTCCAGCAGGAGCAGTGAGTAATTTCTCGCCGACGATCCCACGCTACTGGGACTGGAATGACGAGCTGGACTATCAGTTTGAACTGGACGAAGACGTTGAGCAACGGATCCGAGATCTCGTAGCTGAGGAGGGAATTGATGACGGCCTGCCCAGTGACTGGGAAATTGATGACTTGACGCTCTGATTCGAAGTTCAAACAGTGCCAAAACTGTGAGTGAGAACTCATCAGCCAACAGATGGTCGTATAAGCGTTCTTTTGTTGGTTAAGCTAGAACCTTAGAGATGCTCTGAACGACGCAGGCAATCAACCACCTGAAGCCGATTCATGGAAGGATCGACCCGATCGAAACTCGGTCAGTTCATCTATTCTGTCTTCGAGTTCTTCGATTTCTTCGTG
Proteins encoded:
- a CDS encoding helix-turn-helix domain-containing protein produces the protein MSKTAGDPERAVNGMLSVAQLLEEPRLARLYTFVLREGEVTIDNIVAELEIPRTTAYSDAGTLVELGVLTRDEEQKTHTYSAVPITLTANLDGDEYTITPTLIEAFGRSPRDQDLDLLIERHGLGKLAAALTYARPYAEGEMSERVAARELDFQQAFAIAVLQALRDVVLDMETVDPYFGEIRNAREQPSTAED